One window of Pyrus communis chromosome 12, drPyrComm1.1, whole genome shotgun sequence genomic DNA carries:
- the LOC137711073 gene encoding uncharacterized protein isoform X1, with protein sequence MATINTTTQEVGVLGVDTSASADEAAAKAVHKRYEGLVMVRTKAIKGKGAWYWAHLEPKLVHNTDTGLPKAVKLRCTLCDAVFSASNPSRTASEHLKRGTCPNFNSVAKPFSSLSPSSTINLPPSPAPVHHNSRKRSSSTVSVSASTSSYHVPPLAIVDPTRFCGELTYSPVTVTAHTAVTHQPHLVLSGGKEDLGALAMLEDSVKKLKSPKTSPGPTLSKTQVDFALDFLANWVFESCGSVSFSSLEHPKFRAFLNHVGLPAFSRREFTGSRLDAKFEEAKAESEARIRDAMFFQIASDGWKNKSFGTFGEDGLVNLTLNLPNGTSLYRKAVFVGGSVPSKYAEDVLWETVTSICGNVVQQCVGIVADKFKSKALRNLENQNHWMVNLSCQFQGVNSLIKDFSKELPLFKDVTDNCFKIANFVNNKSQVRSSFHKYQSQEYGHAGLLRVPLRESEMLNCGVVHLLLEDILSSARALKLVPLDESYKVASMEDPMAREVAKMIGDVGFWNELEALHSLVKLIKDMAQEIETERPLVGKCLPLWDELRTKVKDWCASFHIPEEPVEKVIEGRFRKNYHPAWAAAFILDPLYLIRDTSGKYLPPFKLLTPEQEKDVDKLITRLVSREEAHIALMELMKWRTEGLDPAYARAVQMKERDPITGQMRIANPQSSRLVWETHLTEFKSLGKVAVRLIFLHATSCGFKCNWSLLRWVSAHGHSRVGMDKAQKLIFIAAHSKLERRDFSCDEDKDAELLALAKGEDDVLNEVLVGASSGSI encoded by the exons ATGGCGACCATCAACACCACCACGCAGGAAGTGGGGGTTCTGGGGGTGGACACGTCAGCATCGGCGGACGAGGCGGCGGCGAAAGCCGTGCACAAGAGGTACGAAGGGCTTGTGATGGTACGGACGAAGGCCATAAAGGGGAAAGGGGCTTGGTACTGGGCTCACTTGGAGCCTAAGTTGGTCCACAACACTGACACTGGGCTGCCCAAGGCGGTGAAGCTCCGGTGCACCTTGTGCGACGCCGTTTTCTCCGCCTCGAACCCGTCCCGCACCGCCTCCGAGCATTTAAAGCGCGGGACTTGCCCCAATTTCAACTCCGTCGCCAAACCCTTTTCGTCCCTCTCGCCGTCCTCCACCATCAACTTGCCTCCGTCGCCCGCACCTGTCCACCATAACAGCCGCAAGCGGAGCTCGTCTACCGTTTCCGTTTCGGCTTCGACGTCGTCCTACCATGTTCCGCCGCTCGCGATAGTGGACCCGACCCGGTTCTGCGGCGAGCTCACTTACTCTCCGGTGACCGTGACGGCGCATACGGCGGTGACCCACCAGCCGCATTTGGTGTTGTCGGGTGGGAAAGAGGACTTGGGAGCTCTGGCGATGCTGGAGGACAGCGTTAAGAAGCTCAAGAGCCCCAAAACTTCGCCTGGGCCAACGCTGAGTAAGACTCAGGTGGACTTTGCGCTTGATTTTCTGGCCAATTGGGTGTTTGAGTCTTGTGGGTCGGTGTCGTTTTCGAGCCTCGAGCACCCAAAGTTCAGAGCTTTTCTCAACCACGTGGGTCTGCCGGCGTTTTCCCGGCGGGAGTTCACCGGGTCGAGACTCGATGCCAAGTTTGAGGAAGCAAAGGCTGAGTCCGAGGCTCGAATTCGTGACGCCATGTTCTTTCAGATTGCTTCTGATGGGTGGAAGAACAAGAGCTTTGGTACGTTTGGGGAAGATGGTCTGGTAAATTTGACTCTGAATCTTCCCAATGGGACTAGTTTGTACAGGAAGGCGGTGTTTGTTGGCGGCTCTGTGCCTTCGAAGTACGCCGAGGACGTTTTGTGGGAGACAGTGACAAGCATTTGTGGGAATGTTGTGCAGCAGTGTGTAGGAATAGTAGCAGACAAGTTTAAATCCAAGGCACTGAGGAACTTAGAGAATCAGAATCACTGGATGGTTAATCTTTCTTGTCAGTTTCAAGGGGTTAATAGTTTGATTAAGGATTTCAGTAAGGAACTTCCGTTGTTTAAGGATGTCACCGATAATTGTTTTAAGATTGCGAACTTCGTGAATAACAAGTCTCAGGTTAGGAGTAGCTTTCATAAGTATCAGTCCCAGGAGTATGGTCATGCTGGGCTGTTAAGAGTGCCGTTGCGTGAGTCCGAAATGCTGAACTGTGGAGTAGTGCATTTATTGCTTGAGGATATTCTGAGCTCAGCCAGAGCACTTAAGTTGGTCCCGCTAGATGAGTCTTATAAAGTTGCATCCATGGAGGATCCAATGGCTAGAGAAGTCGCCAAGATGATTGGGGATGTGGGGTTTTGGAATGAATTGGAGGCGCTGCATTCGTTGGTTAAGTTGATCAAGGACATGGCTCAAGAGATTGAGACGGAGAGGCCGCTGGTTGGTAAATGCCTCCCACTTTGGGATGAACTAAGAACAAAAGTGAAGGATTGGTGTGCCAGTTTCCACATTCCAGAAGAACCGGTGGAGAAGGTGATTGAAGGGCGGTTCAGGAAGAATTATCATCCCGCTTGGGCGGCTGCGTTTATACTTGATCCGCTCTATTTGATTAGGGACACTAGTGGGAAGTATCTTCCACCATTCAAGTTGTTGACGCCAGAGCAGGAGAAGGATGTGGACAAGCTTATAACCCGGCTTGTGTCGAGGGAGGAGGCCCATATAGCACTAATGGAACTCATGAAATGGAGAACAGAAGGGCTTGATCCGGCATATGCGCGTGCTGTACAGATGAAGGAGAGGGACCCCATTACAGGGCAGATGAGAATTGCCAACCCACAGAGCAGTAGGCTTGTGTGGGAAACACACCTCACCGAGTTTAAGTCACTAGGGAAAGTTGCAGTTAGGCTCATCTTCCTTCATGCAACGTCGTGTGGGTTCAAATGCAATTGGTCTCTATTGAGATGGGTGTCTGCCCATGGCCACTCAAGGGTGGGAATGGACAAGGCACAGAAATTGATATTCATTGCAGCTCATTCCAAGCTCGAAAGGCGGGATTTTTCCTGCGATGAAGACAAGGATGCGGAGCTACTTGCCTTAGCAAAAGGTGAGGATGATGTGTTGAATGAAGTTCTTGTTGGTGCATCCTCAGG AAGCATTTGA
- the LOC137711073 gene encoding uncharacterized protein isoform X2 → MATINTTTQEVGVLGVDTSASADEAAAKAVHKRYEGLVMVRTKAIKGKGAWYWAHLEPKLVHNTDTGLPKAVKLRCTLCDAVFSASNPSRTASEHLKRGTCPNFNSVAKPFSSLSPSSTINLPPSPAPVHHNSRKRSSSTVSVSASTSSYHVPPLAIVDPTRFCGELTYSPVTVTAHTAVTHQPHLVLSGGKEDLGALAMLEDSVKKLKSPKTSPGPTLSKTQVDFALDFLANWVFESCGSVSFSSLEHPKFRAFLNHVGLPAFSRREFTGSRLDAKFEEAKAESEARIRDAMFFQIASDGWKNKSFGTFGEDGLVNLTLNLPNGTSLYRKAVFVGGSVPSKYAEDVLWETVTSICGNVVQQCVGIVADKFKSKALRNLENQNHWMVNLSCQFQGVNSLIKDFSKELPLFKDVTDNCFKIANFVNNKSQVRSSFHKYQSQEYGHAGLLRVPLRESEMLNCGVVHLLLEDILSSARALKLVPLDESYKVASMEDPMAREVAKMIGDVGFWNELEALHSLVKLIKDMAQEIETERPLVGKCLPLWDELRTKVKDWCASFHIPEEPVEKVIEGRFRKNYHPAWAAAFILDPLYLIRDTSGKYLPPFKLLTPEQEKDVDKLITRLVSREEAHIALMELMKWRTEGLDPAYARAVQMKERDPITGQMRIANPQSSRLVWETHLTEFKSLGKVAVRLIFLHATSCGFKCNWSLLRWVSAHGHSRVGMDKAQKLIFIAAHSKLERRDFSCDEDKDAELLALAKEAFDKDIVGLERAP, encoded by the exons ATGGCGACCATCAACACCACCACGCAGGAAGTGGGGGTTCTGGGGGTGGACACGTCAGCATCGGCGGACGAGGCGGCGGCGAAAGCCGTGCACAAGAGGTACGAAGGGCTTGTGATGGTACGGACGAAGGCCATAAAGGGGAAAGGGGCTTGGTACTGGGCTCACTTGGAGCCTAAGTTGGTCCACAACACTGACACTGGGCTGCCCAAGGCGGTGAAGCTCCGGTGCACCTTGTGCGACGCCGTTTTCTCCGCCTCGAACCCGTCCCGCACCGCCTCCGAGCATTTAAAGCGCGGGACTTGCCCCAATTTCAACTCCGTCGCCAAACCCTTTTCGTCCCTCTCGCCGTCCTCCACCATCAACTTGCCTCCGTCGCCCGCACCTGTCCACCATAACAGCCGCAAGCGGAGCTCGTCTACCGTTTCCGTTTCGGCTTCGACGTCGTCCTACCATGTTCCGCCGCTCGCGATAGTGGACCCGACCCGGTTCTGCGGCGAGCTCACTTACTCTCCGGTGACCGTGACGGCGCATACGGCGGTGACCCACCAGCCGCATTTGGTGTTGTCGGGTGGGAAAGAGGACTTGGGAGCTCTGGCGATGCTGGAGGACAGCGTTAAGAAGCTCAAGAGCCCCAAAACTTCGCCTGGGCCAACGCTGAGTAAGACTCAGGTGGACTTTGCGCTTGATTTTCTGGCCAATTGGGTGTTTGAGTCTTGTGGGTCGGTGTCGTTTTCGAGCCTCGAGCACCCAAAGTTCAGAGCTTTTCTCAACCACGTGGGTCTGCCGGCGTTTTCCCGGCGGGAGTTCACCGGGTCGAGACTCGATGCCAAGTTTGAGGAAGCAAAGGCTGAGTCCGAGGCTCGAATTCGTGACGCCATGTTCTTTCAGATTGCTTCTGATGGGTGGAAGAACAAGAGCTTTGGTACGTTTGGGGAAGATGGTCTGGTAAATTTGACTCTGAATCTTCCCAATGGGACTAGTTTGTACAGGAAGGCGGTGTTTGTTGGCGGCTCTGTGCCTTCGAAGTACGCCGAGGACGTTTTGTGGGAGACAGTGACAAGCATTTGTGGGAATGTTGTGCAGCAGTGTGTAGGAATAGTAGCAGACAAGTTTAAATCCAAGGCACTGAGGAACTTAGAGAATCAGAATCACTGGATGGTTAATCTTTCTTGTCAGTTTCAAGGGGTTAATAGTTTGATTAAGGATTTCAGTAAGGAACTTCCGTTGTTTAAGGATGTCACCGATAATTGTTTTAAGATTGCGAACTTCGTGAATAACAAGTCTCAGGTTAGGAGTAGCTTTCATAAGTATCAGTCCCAGGAGTATGGTCATGCTGGGCTGTTAAGAGTGCCGTTGCGTGAGTCCGAAATGCTGAACTGTGGAGTAGTGCATTTATTGCTTGAGGATATTCTGAGCTCAGCCAGAGCACTTAAGTTGGTCCCGCTAGATGAGTCTTATAAAGTTGCATCCATGGAGGATCCAATGGCTAGAGAAGTCGCCAAGATGATTGGGGATGTGGGGTTTTGGAATGAATTGGAGGCGCTGCATTCGTTGGTTAAGTTGATCAAGGACATGGCTCAAGAGATTGAGACGGAGAGGCCGCTGGTTGGTAAATGCCTCCCACTTTGGGATGAACTAAGAACAAAAGTGAAGGATTGGTGTGCCAGTTTCCACATTCCAGAAGAACCGGTGGAGAAGGTGATTGAAGGGCGGTTCAGGAAGAATTATCATCCCGCTTGGGCGGCTGCGTTTATACTTGATCCGCTCTATTTGATTAGGGACACTAGTGGGAAGTATCTTCCACCATTCAAGTTGTTGACGCCAGAGCAGGAGAAGGATGTGGACAAGCTTATAACCCGGCTTGTGTCGAGGGAGGAGGCCCATATAGCACTAATGGAACTCATGAAATGGAGAACAGAAGGGCTTGATCCGGCATATGCGCGTGCTGTACAGATGAAGGAGAGGGACCCCATTACAGGGCAGATGAGAATTGCCAACCCACAGAGCAGTAGGCTTGTGTGGGAAACACACCTCACCGAGTTTAAGTCACTAGGGAAAGTTGCAGTTAGGCTCATCTTCCTTCATGCAACGTCGTGTGGGTTCAAATGCAATTGGTCTCTATTGAGATGGGTGTCTGCCCATGGCCACTCAAGGGTGGGAATGGACAAGGCACAGAAATTGATATTCATTGCAGCTCATTCCAAGCTCGAAAGGCGGGATTTTTCCTGCGATGAAGACAAGGATGCGGAGCTACTTGCCTTAGCAAAAG AAGCATTTGACAAAGATATCGTTGGACTGGAGAGGGCACCCTAA